The Mycolicibacterium doricum genome includes a region encoding these proteins:
- a CDS encoding Hsp70 family protein, with protein MSDPLGLSIGTTNLVAARVGSPPVIRRSTLSLFGDRTPQVGVPGGPGVVLDGFVERVGDPVPLVAADGTSYRAETLLVEALDAMTEAADATASGVTGTGDIAIAVPAHWGTATVYALRNALRTNPVFTPNGSPARLVSDAVASLTALHANPGLPTDGVVALLDFGGSGTSITLADAAAGFAPVDETTRFAEFSGDLIDQALLTHVLTGITDAGGVDPARTAAVGSLTRLREQCRDAKERLSAVTAADLAAELPGFRATIRITRTELEEMLQQPLAGVLTALDAALERTRIGWAGVSAVVTIGGGASIPLVTQQLSAHTRVPVVSTRQPALDAAVGAALFAVYTTAAEAPTGMAAAAPVTAMINDAPGSGTFGALAWSQDDTTSDEPVPYTGDDTYEPYNPYGPVATGARPGVQYLPAAEPEERRRGWHLPQLAFGAAAVVAAIAVGGVAYALTGTSTDSTPVTEFETKRLPASPPLPEASAAPPPPVVSVTTAPPAPPPPPSAVAPAPPPPSQTSTTTTTTPPPTTTTTTTTTTTTTAATQTTATQTTTTQTTTTPTTTTRPTTTRPTTTPTTTTTRPRTTTTARPGTTEPTLTTTYVTVPFLPIPIPIRVPGN; from the coding sequence ATGAGCGACCCGTTGGGCTTGTCGATCGGGACCACGAACCTGGTCGCGGCCCGAGTCGGCAGCCCCCCCGTCATACGGCGTTCGACGCTGAGCCTGTTCGGCGATCGCACGCCGCAGGTCGGCGTGCCGGGCGGACCGGGCGTGGTCCTCGACGGCTTCGTCGAGCGAGTCGGCGACCCGGTGCCTCTGGTGGCCGCCGACGGCACCTCCTACCGCGCCGAGACGCTGCTCGTCGAGGCGCTCGACGCGATGACCGAGGCCGCCGATGCGACGGCCAGCGGCGTGACGGGCACCGGTGACATCGCCATCGCCGTGCCCGCGCACTGGGGTACCGCCACGGTCTACGCACTGCGCAACGCTCTGCGTACCAATCCCGTCTTCACCCCGAACGGCAGCCCCGCCCGCTTGGTCTCCGACGCGGTCGCCTCGCTGACCGCGTTGCACGCCAACCCAGGACTGCCGACCGACGGTGTGGTGGCGCTGCTGGACTTCGGCGGCAGCGGCACCAGCATCACGCTCGCGGACGCCGCGGCGGGTTTCGCGCCGGTCGACGAGACCACCCGGTTCGCCGAGTTCTCCGGTGACCTGATCGATCAGGCGCTGCTCACCCACGTGCTGACAGGGATCACCGACGCCGGCGGTGTGGACCCGGCGCGCACCGCGGCGGTCGGATCGCTGACCCGGCTGCGCGAACAGTGCCGCGACGCCAAGGAGCGGCTGTCGGCGGTGACCGCCGCCGACCTGGCCGCCGAGCTGCCCGGCTTCCGCGCCACGATCCGGATCACCCGAACCGAACTCGAGGAGATGCTGCAGCAACCGCTGGCCGGGGTGCTGACCGCGCTCGACGCGGCACTCGAGCGCACCCGCATCGGATGGGCCGGCGTGTCGGCGGTCGTCACCATCGGAGGCGGGGCGAGTATCCCGCTGGTCACCCAGCAACTCTCGGCGCACACCCGCGTTCCCGTGGTGAGCACGCGGCAGCCGGCCCTGGACGCGGCGGTCGGTGCTGCGTTGTTCGCCGTGTACACAACGGCGGCGGAGGCGCCGACGGGGATGGCGGCCGCTGCACCCGTCACCGCGATGATCAACGACGCACCGGGGTCGGGGACCTTCGGCGCACTGGCCTGGTCGCAGGACGACACGACGTCCGATGAACCGGTGCCCTACACCGGTGACGACACCTACGAGCCCTACAACCCCTATGGGCCCGTGGCCACCGGCGCCCGGCCCGGCGTGCAGTACCTGCCTGCCGCCGAGCCAGAGGAACGCCGGCGCGGTTGGCATCTACCGCAGTTGGCATTCGGCGCCGCGGCGGTGGTCGCGGCGATCGCCGTCGGCGGTGTCGCCTACGCACTGACCGGGACCTCGACCGACAGCACACCGGTCACCGAGTTCGAGACCAAGCGCCTGCCCGCGAGCCCACCCCTGCCGGAGGCGTCGGCCGCGCCGCCACCCCCCGTTGTCTCGGTCACCACCGCGCCGCCAGCACCACCACCACCGCCGTCGGCCGTTGCGCCGGCGCCACCGCCGCCATCCCAGACTTCGACCACCACCACAACCACGCCGCCCCCCACGACCACGACCACCACGACCACGACCACCACTACGACGGCGGCGACCCAGACCACGGCGACCCAGACCACGACGACCCAGACCACGACGACCCCGACCACGACGACCCGGCCGACAACGACCCGGCCGACAACGACCCCGACCACGACGACGACCCGGCCGCGGACGACCACCACCGCGCGACCCGGGACCACCGAGCCGACGTTGACGACGACGTATGTGACCGTGCCGTTCCTCCCGATCCCGATACCGATCCGGGTGCCCGGCAACTGA
- a CDS encoding glycoside hydrolase family 26 protein has protein sequence MSGGVGMDARVLLGLSTPAGVFGLDEVAATGAAVGRHADLVLWYEDFAAPPPVSGVAKVDATGATAVITWEPWLWRTDVTGSGTPTVSEIAGGRHDDYLFAWAAALGGIGTPVHLRFAHEFNGDWYPWTPRHGTTPDTYVAAWRHTHDLFCRAGATNVQWVWSPDATARGDVPLRAWFPGDDHVDIVGIDGYNWGTTRPWSRWTPPVELFEPAVTEVRALTDRPMMIAEVGCAEDGGDKADWICAFVEWAGAQRDIDAVVWFDHDKETDWRITSTPAATAAMADALRAMADALRVVTP, from the coding sequence GTGAGCGGCGGGGTGGGTATGGATGCGCGTGTGCTGCTGGGGCTGAGCACTCCTGCGGGAGTGTTCGGTCTCGACGAGGTCGCCGCCACCGGCGCCGCCGTCGGCCGCCATGCGGATCTGGTCCTCTGGTACGAGGACTTCGCGGCCCCCCCGCCGGTGAGCGGGGTGGCGAAGGTTGATGCCACCGGCGCCACCGCGGTGATCACCTGGGAGCCGTGGCTGTGGCGTACCGACGTGACGGGGTCCGGTACGCCAACGGTGTCCGAGATCGCGGGGGGCCGGCACGACGACTACCTGTTCGCCTGGGCGGCCGCACTCGGCGGCATCGGCACACCGGTGCATCTCCGGTTCGCGCACGAGTTCAATGGCGACTGGTACCCGTGGACGCCCCGCCACGGTACGACACCGGACACCTATGTGGCCGCCTGGCGGCACACTCACGACCTGTTCTGCCGCGCCGGCGCGACGAACGTGCAGTGGGTGTGGTCGCCGGATGCGACCGCCCGCGGTGATGTGCCTCTGCGGGCATGGTTCCCCGGCGACGACCACGTCGACATCGTCGGCATAGACGGCTACAACTGGGGAACGACACGTCCATGGAGTCGGTGGACGCCTCCTGTCGAGCTCTTCGAACCCGCTGTCACCGAGGTCCGTGCGCTGACCGACCGCCCCATGATGATCGCCGAGGTCGGCTGTGCTGAAGACGGCGGCGACAAGGCCGACTGGATCTGTGCGTTCGTCGAATGGGCTGGCGCACAGCGCGACATCGACGCCGTCGTCTGGTTCGACCACGACAAGGAGACCGACTGGCGGATCACCAGCACACCGGCGGCGACGGCGGCGATGGCCGACGCTTTGCGGGCGATGGCCGACGCGCTGCGGGTGGTGACGCCGTGA
- a CDS encoding PP2C family protein-serine/threonine phosphatase: MTVEPVESPYALPPEVEDERVRSLAQLHLLDTPPEERFARITRMARYVFGIPMAAVALVDRDRQWFKQADGLGMGSKPRGRTICQATIARSYEQPDSPALIIEDAAARPEFAMIPGIGGPGGIRFYAGYPLYGPGGHPVGTFCIYDTEPRALSEAELSTFTGLASWAQSEIEQGDDIERAAEVQRHLLPRALGDLPGYSVCAMCLPANAVGGDFYDHYRIEGGAVFTVADVMGKGLGAAILAASVRSALRGAARAVDRAECTLSPDDVVNSVALQLAEDLGSTDTFVTLFHCHLDTATGTVRYVDAGHGFAVVVRADGRVDGLDSAGLPLGVLPEETWACGETTLGEGDTLIVASDGVLDLVGDGSDVLPALRFVAHHAEPADLCGRARALVAEKSPLDDVTLVAVRREPTT, encoded by the coding sequence GTGACCGTCGAGCCGGTGGAGTCGCCGTATGCCCTGCCGCCGGAGGTGGAGGACGAACGCGTCCGCTCCCTGGCTCAGTTGCACCTGCTCGACACCCCGCCCGAGGAACGCTTCGCCCGGATCACCCGCATGGCGCGCTACGTCTTCGGTATCCCGATGGCGGCTGTCGCCCTCGTCGACCGGGACCGGCAGTGGTTCAAACAGGCCGACGGCCTCGGCATGGGATCCAAGCCGCGTGGCAGGACGATCTGTCAGGCGACCATCGCCCGCAGCTACGAGCAACCGGACAGTCCGGCGCTGATCATCGAAGATGCCGCCGCCAGACCGGAGTTCGCGATGATTCCAGGAATCGGAGGTCCGGGCGGCATCCGGTTCTACGCCGGTTACCCGCTCTACGGACCCGGCGGGCACCCCGTCGGCACCTTCTGCATCTACGACACCGAACCGCGAGCGCTGAGCGAAGCGGAGCTGTCGACGTTCACCGGGCTCGCCTCCTGGGCGCAAAGCGAAATCGAACAAGGCGACGACATCGAACGCGCCGCCGAGGTTCAGCGACACCTGCTGCCACGCGCGCTCGGCGATCTGCCCGGCTATTCGGTGTGCGCAATGTGCCTGCCCGCCAACGCTGTCGGCGGTGACTTCTACGATCACTACCGGATCGAGGGCGGCGCGGTGTTCACCGTGGCCGACGTGATGGGCAAGGGTCTGGGCGCCGCGATCCTGGCCGCCAGTGTCCGCTCCGCGCTGCGCGGCGCGGCCCGCGCGGTCGACCGCGCCGAATGCACGCTGTCTCCCGACGACGTCGTCAACTCCGTCGCCCTACAGTTGGCCGAAGACCTCGGCAGCACCGACACCTTCGTCACGCTGTTCCACTGCCACCTCGACACCGCGACCGGAACTGTGCGCTACGTCGACGCCGGCCATGGGTTCGCGGTGGTAGTGCGCGCCGACGGCCGCGTCGACGGACTCGACAGCGCCGGCCTCCCGCTCGGTGTGCTACCCGAGGAGACATGGGCGTGCGGCGAGACGACACTCGGCGAGGGCGACACCCTGATCGTGGCATCCGACGGTGTGCTCGACCTGGTCGGCGACGGCAGCGATGTGCTGCCGGCGCTGCGCTTCGTCGCCCACCACGCCGAACCCGCCGACCTGTGCGGCCGCGCCCGCGCGCTGGTCGCCGAGAAATCACCGCTGGACGACGTCACGCTCGTGGCAGTGCGCCGAGAGCCGACCACGTGA
- a CDS encoding glycosyltransferase, giving the protein MRHQLPDTRTGTYPSPWLRLLILCTALLGVNYIVWRWLESINWAAWWIAVPLVIAETYSVIDSLLFGMTMWKMLHRNPPPPPPDDATVDVFITTYNEPIDMVLETAEAAERIRFPHSTWILDDGDRHDLAEAAAERGIGYLTRSSSWTSDKPRHAKAGNLNNALFQTHGEYILVLDADQVPEPDILDKTLGYFRDPYMALVQTPQYFHNVPFSDPLGSQAPLFYGPIQQGKDGWNAAYFCGSNAVLRREALMRLGVRGYVRAVEEGVRRTLYAAGKMIKSARKQPGGDQPEVQKALESVVKAVRDARGQLREKRALADITFGFQQRVDAAARTVVDADVTAIRADLEVITALSASPQNTATTVVFDDEALESLAGREWSPLGAIESIGAMIRAVDVGRDDEAQPMLPMATISVTEDMATCMRLHALGWKSVYHHEVLARGLAPDDVRTMLTQRLRWAQGTVQVMLRENPFVQKGLSIGQKLMYWATMYSYLAGFAALAYIAAPAIYLIFGIMPVTAYSWDFFGRLIPFLVLNQLMFIIISRGTPTWRGQQYSLALFPVWIRACYTAFLNVVFGRPLGFAVTPKTRQEATAIPWHLVKWQLAAIAMLVIASVIGIVQLYFGAISVLGVGVNLFWVLFDLLILSVVFQAVRYRGRRDQGV; this is encoded by the coding sequence GTGAGGCACCAGCTGCCCGACACCCGTACCGGCACGTACCCGTCGCCATGGTTGCGGTTGCTGATCCTCTGCACCGCGCTGCTGGGCGTCAACTACATCGTCTGGCGCTGGCTCGAGTCGATCAACTGGGCGGCCTGGTGGATCGCGGTGCCGCTGGTGATCGCCGAGACCTACAGCGTCATCGACTCGCTGCTGTTCGGGATGACGATGTGGAAGATGTTGCATCGCAACCCGCCGCCGCCGCCGCCCGACGACGCGACCGTCGACGTCTTCATCACCACCTACAACGAACCGATCGACATGGTGCTGGAGACGGCCGAGGCCGCCGAGCGGATCCGCTTCCCGCACTCGACGTGGATCCTGGACGACGGCGACCGCCACGACCTGGCCGAAGCGGCGGCCGAGCGCGGCATCGGTTACCTCACCCGATCGTCGAGTTGGACGTCGGACAAGCCGCGGCATGCCAAGGCCGGCAATCTCAACAATGCGCTGTTCCAGACACACGGCGAGTACATCCTCGTACTCGACGCCGATCAGGTGCCCGAACCGGACATCCTCGACAAGACGCTCGGGTATTTCCGCGACCCCTACATGGCGCTGGTGCAGACACCGCAGTATTTCCACAACGTGCCGTTCAGTGACCCGCTGGGAAGCCAGGCGCCGCTGTTCTACGGGCCGATTCAGCAGGGCAAGGACGGATGGAACGCCGCCTACTTCTGCGGGTCAAACGCGGTGCTGCGCCGGGAAGCGTTGATGCGCCTTGGGGTTCGCGGGTATGTTCGGGCCGTCGAAGAAGGTGTCCGTCGGACGCTCTACGCGGCCGGCAAGATGATCAAGTCGGCGCGCAAACAGCCCGGCGGTGACCAACCCGAGGTCCAGAAGGCGCTGGAGTCGGTGGTAAAGGCGGTACGCGACGCGCGCGGCCAGCTGCGCGAGAAGCGTGCCCTGGCCGACATCACGTTCGGCTTCCAGCAGCGTGTCGACGCGGCGGCGCGCACGGTGGTCGACGCCGACGTCACCGCCATCCGCGCCGATCTGGAGGTCATCACCGCGCTCAGCGCGAGCCCCCAGAATACCGCGACGACAGTGGTGTTCGACGACGAAGCGCTGGAGTCGCTGGCCGGCCGGGAGTGGTCACCGCTCGGTGCCATCGAATCGATCGGTGCGATGATCCGCGCCGTCGACGTTGGGCGCGACGACGAGGCCCAACCCATGCTGCCGATGGCGACCATCTCGGTCACCGAGGACATGGCGACGTGTATGAGATTGCACGCACTGGGCTGGAAATCGGTCTACCACCACGAAGTCCTCGCCCGCGGCCTGGCGCCCGACGACGTGCGCACCATGCTGACGCAGCGGCTGCGCTGGGCACAGGGAACCGTCCAGGTGATGCTCCGGGAGAACCCGTTCGTCCAGAAGGGGCTCTCCATCGGACAGAAACTCATGTACTGGGCGACGATGTACAGCTACCTGGCCGGCTTCGCCGCGCTGGCCTACATCGCCGCGCCCGCGATCTACCTGATCTTCGGCATCATGCCGGTGACCGCCTACAGTTGGGACTTCTTCGGCCGGCTGATCCCGTTCCTGGTGCTCAACCAGTTGATGTTCATCATCATCAGCCGCGGCACACCCACCTGGCGGGGTCAGCAGTACAGCCTCGCGCTGTTCCCGGTGTGGATTCGGGCGTGTTACACGGCCTTCCTCAACGTGGTGTTCGGTCGACCGCTGGGTTTCGCGGTCACCCCGAAGACACGGCAGGAGGCTACGGCAATCCCGTGGCATCTGGTGAAGTGGCAGCTGGCCGCCATAGCGATGCTGGTGATCGCGTCGGTCATCGGCATCGTGCAGCTGTACTTCGGCGCGATCTCCGTACTGGGTGTGGGAGTGAACCTCTTCTGGGTGCTGTTCGACCTGTTGATTCTGAGCGTGGTGTTCCAGGCGGTGCGTTACCGCGGGCGCCGGGACCAAGGAGTGTGA
- a CDS encoding STAS domain-containing protein produces MSNYATRTTDSGVLVIRPEGRLNMVAAPALRKQIHELVDGGSTRVVVDLSTTEFIDSSGLGALISGLKVARQAGGDLRIASPTKQVTTVLELTNLNRVLSTYDSADGAFDGDA; encoded by the coding sequence ATGAGCAACTACGCGACCCGGACGACCGATTCCGGTGTTCTGGTGATCCGGCCGGAGGGGCGCTTGAACATGGTGGCCGCACCGGCGCTGCGCAAGCAGATCCACGAGCTCGTCGACGGCGGCAGTACCCGTGTCGTCGTCGACCTCAGCACGACCGAATTCATCGACAGCTCGGGCCTCGGCGCGCTGATCTCCGGCCTCAAGGTAGCCAGGCAGGCCGGCGGCGACCTCCGGATCGCCTCGCCGACCAAGCAGGTGACCACGGTGTTGGAACTGACCAATCTGAATCGCGTTCTCAGTACCTATGATTCGGCTGACGGCGCCTTCGATGGCGACGCCTGA
- a CDS encoding ATP-binding protein translates to MATPDSSVVLETTTGPDTLDAVQRTLDTLWAEHDVEDMVRIHVDLAVGEIAANIIEHSGGGDPVRMRMEVTLDVDAVRTTFFDDGHPSPVDLEEVSMPEELSDRGRGLAIAHRVLDELSYRRDSEGNHWTLVRSRTA, encoded by the coding sequence ATGGCGACGCCTGATTCGTCGGTGGTACTTGAGACCACGACGGGGCCGGACACCCTCGACGCCGTTCAGCGCACACTCGACACGCTGTGGGCCGAACACGACGTAGAAGACATGGTGCGCATCCATGTCGATCTCGCGGTCGGCGAGATCGCGGCCAACATCATCGAGCATTCAGGCGGGGGTGACCCCGTCCGGATGCGTATGGAGGTGACGCTCGACGTGGACGCAGTGCGCACCACCTTCTTCGACGATGGCCACCCCTCGCCGGTCGACCTCGAGGAGGTCAGCATGCCCGAGGAGTTGTCCGATCGTGGGCGTGGCCTGGCCATCGCGCACCGGGTGCTCGACGAGCTGTCGTACCGCCGTGATAGCGAGGGCAACCACTGGACGCTGGTCCGCAGTCGCACTGCGTGA
- a CDS encoding DUF4185 domain-containing protein: MDASAYIGRVGGLAVALGVGAAVMIGPPGTAIAGTGGESSSQAPSDDGPKPAAEHGDSMQQSDAADTDEADTDEAENDEAENDEAENDGPADLEKRDDDGEEPVVEEPVGEEPVGEEPVVDEKGAKGTDSDAKLAAVDPVALKRQSRDRAGDALEAAKSSKPEEPVTLSKTVGVDRTVVDAAAQKATEHPAAAARTVLVDNVEEVVQSVVPQATATITAITTPTAARDPAPVINRLLAAFGLGSLRNLPSVPSPAWALSALLALGSRRELDRSLATSSVSTSAPTVSLAATAPYDPAKDYKVTPVTVSGNTVRITNVTGPGGLNNTTTRFGIGGTDLGIMWDNGIPDNPTTAVNEHQVLIAFGDTFSNRTPVRTGVWRMNALLRSTDTMLSNGMYIPDGIPHDPGMYSGSPMTDPNFSREIIGNYHYGVGPEVTMIPTAAISVPGAGKDGTTRQYINYMAVKSWDTPGRWTTNYSAIAYSDDNGQNWTVVPESSVRPSAAGRTVLPFVNGDQNFQQGAYVRKYTVDPVTGKPLKDTVGQEITDGYIYSYGTPAGRAGTAYVSRVAEVDILDKTKYEYWNGTSWTPGNPAAAKPILPSSTTTRFFGLVKTTTYPTVSEMSVQYNSYETTYVMVYGDKNNNIVMRKADSPEGPWSAPITLVSASKMPGLYAPMIHPWSSTDNVSAEDQKYLYWNLSTWGDYQVKLMRTDLTKV, from the coding sequence ATGGATGCTTCGGCGTACATAGGCCGTGTCGGCGGCTTGGCGGTGGCACTGGGGGTGGGCGCCGCAGTGATGATCGGGCCCCCGGGAACGGCGATCGCCGGAACCGGGGGAGAGTCGTCGTCGCAGGCTCCATCCGACGACGGACCGAAACCTGCTGCGGAACATGGTGATTCGATGCAGCAGTCGGACGCCGCCGATACCGACGAGGCCGATACCGACGAGGCCGAGAACGACGAGGCCGAGAACGACGAGGCCGAGAACGACGGGCCCGCCGATCTGGAGAAGCGTGACGACGACGGCGAGGAACCGGTCGTGGAGGAACCGGTCGGCGAGGAACCGGTCGGCGAGGAACCGGTCGTGGACGAGAAGGGGGCCAAGGGCACGGATTCCGACGCGAAACTTGCGGCCGTCGATCCAGTCGCCCTGAAGCGTCAGTCGCGCGATCGTGCGGGCGACGCGCTGGAAGCCGCGAAGTCGTCAAAACCCGAGGAGCCCGTAACCCTCTCCAAGACAGTGGGTGTCGACCGTACCGTCGTCGATGCGGCGGCGCAGAAGGCCACCGAACATCCCGCCGCAGCGGCGCGGACGGTGCTCGTCGACAACGTCGAGGAGGTGGTGCAGTCGGTGGTGCCGCAGGCCACGGCGACCATCACGGCGATCACCACACCCACCGCGGCACGCGACCCCGCTCCGGTCATCAACCGGTTGCTCGCCGCATTCGGCCTCGGTTCGTTGCGCAACCTGCCGTCAGTACCCAGCCCGGCATGGGCGCTGAGCGCCTTGCTGGCGCTGGGCTCGCGACGCGAACTCGACCGGTCACTGGCGACGAGTTCCGTCTCGACGAGCGCCCCCACCGTGTCCCTGGCCGCCACGGCTCCGTACGACCCGGCCAAGGACTACAAGGTCACCCCGGTCACCGTCAGCGGGAACACCGTGCGGATCACGAACGTTACCGGTCCCGGCGGCCTGAACAACACCACCACCCGCTTCGGGATCGGCGGTACGGACCTGGGCATCATGTGGGACAACGGGATTCCCGACAACCCGACCACCGCGGTCAACGAACATCAGGTGCTCATCGCGTTCGGCGACACGTTCAGCAACCGAACGCCGGTCCGCACCGGCGTGTGGCGGATGAACGCGCTGTTGCGCAGCACCGACACGATGCTGTCCAACGGCATGTACATCCCCGACGGCATACCGCACGACCCCGGCATGTACAGCGGCTCCCCGATGACTGACCCGAACTTCTCGCGCGAGATCATCGGAAACTACCACTACGGCGTCGGACCGGAAGTGACGATGATCCCGACGGCGGCGATCTCGGTGCCCGGTGCCGGCAAGGACGGCACGACGCGGCAGTACATCAACTACATGGCCGTGAAGTCCTGGGATACGCCCGGCCGCTGGACGACCAATTACTCGGCCATCGCGTATTCCGACGACAACGGCCAGAACTGGACCGTGGTGCCGGAGTCGTCGGTACGTCCGTCCGCCGCCGGTCGCACGGTTCTGCCGTTCGTCAACGGCGATCAGAACTTCCAGCAGGGAGCCTACGTCCGCAAGTACACGGTGGACCCCGTCACCGGTAAGCCGTTGAAAGACACGGTGGGACAGGAAATCACCGACGGCTACATCTACTCGTACGGCACTCCGGCGGGACGCGCGGGCACGGCGTACGTGTCCCGGGTCGCCGAAGTCGACATCCTCGACAAGACGAAATACGAGTACTGGAACGGGACGTCGTGGACGCCGGGCAACCCGGCGGCCGCCAAGCCGATCCTGCCGTCGTCGACCACGACGAGGTTCTTCGGACTGGTCAAGACCACCACCTATCCCACGGTCAGTGAGATGTCGGTGCAGTACAACAGCTACGAGACGACGTACGTCATGGTGTACGGCGACAAGAACAACAACATCGTGATGCGCAAGGCGGATTCACCCGAGGGGCCGTGGTCGGCACCGATCACGCTGGTGTCGGCGTCGAAGATGCCGGGGCTGTACGCGCCGATGATCCATCCGTGGTCCTCGACGGACAACGTCAGCGCCGAGGACCAGAAGTACCTCTACTGGAACCTGTCCACGTGGGGCGACTACCAGGTCAAACTCATGCGCACCGATCTGACGAAGGTGTAG
- a CDS encoding DUF7159 family protein, whose protein sequence is MDLVLGVSVTSAALRFVLVEGAAGDGATVDSGTLAMPAPGDSLDALVRAVSGEGPYAAAPGQLPLAVGVTWTDGMAKQASTLMAALTARGAQNVVALSPAESAAALAAGLGDLAAHTEVAVCVAEPDVALVALVTADTVHVDQVARDGAGPLARLVQEAADSAEGYPEAVYVLGSADDVDAVVTALAGRVTAPVLSAAEADLALARGAALASAQGSVGVHAHAPLPLAQVTTYDPRPWLAWRIPALTSVLGAALVTFVVSVSVALGLELTPQIRSDDAATRQVASASDQGKAAISAPGPAALQKAPKPAAPPPPPQAPPAPPPEAAVPAVDTAPAAPAPEPEVAPVIEPVYAAPEVAPPPAPVYVPPDPPVYAPPAPAYVPPAPVAPAFTPPQAGYVPPVAPQQPRLRDRIIDRLPIINRFHQPQYP, encoded by the coding sequence GTGGACCTAGTACTCGGCGTGTCGGTGACATCGGCGGCGCTTCGCTTCGTGCTCGTCGAAGGAGCGGCAGGTGACGGCGCCACCGTCGACAGTGGAACGCTTGCCATGCCGGCTCCCGGTGACAGCCTCGACGCACTGGTCAGGGCGGTATCCGGTGAGGGCCCGTACGCGGCGGCGCCGGGACAGCTGCCGTTGGCCGTCGGGGTGACCTGGACCGACGGCATGGCCAAACAGGCGAGCACCCTGATGGCCGCCCTGACCGCGAGAGGGGCGCAAAATGTCGTCGCGCTCTCTCCGGCGGAGTCCGCCGCCGCGCTGGCCGCCGGACTGGGTGACCTTGCCGCGCACACCGAAGTCGCAGTGTGCGTCGCCGAACCCGACGTCGCGCTCGTCGCGCTCGTCACCGCCGACACCGTGCATGTCGACCAAGTCGCCCGCGACGGCGCCGGACCGCTCGCTCGCCTGGTGCAGGAGGCGGCCGACTCGGCCGAGGGGTACCCCGAGGCGGTCTACGTCCTGGGCTCGGCCGACGATGTCGACGCGGTGGTCACCGCGCTCGCCGGCCGGGTTACGGCTCCGGTGCTGTCTGCCGCAGAGGCCGACCTAGCATTGGCGCGGGGTGCGGCTTTGGCGTCGGCTCAAGGGTCTGTCGGGGTCCACGCCCACGCCCCGCTTCCGCTGGCTCAGGTGACCACCTACGACCCGAGGCCGTGGCTGGCCTGGCGGATCCCCGCACTCACCTCCGTGCTGGGCGCAGCGCTCGTCACATTTGTCGTGTCGGTGTCCGTCGCGCTGGGCCTGGAGTTGACGCCGCAGATCCGGTCCGACGACGCGGCGACCCGCCAGGTGGCCAGTGCCTCCGATCAGGGCAAGGCCGCGATCAGCGCACCCGGTCCCGCGGCGCTCCAGAAGGCGCCGAAACCGGCCGCGCCGCCGCCTCCACCTCAGGCGCCGCCGGCACCGCCGCCCGAGGCGGCCGTCCCGGCGGTGGACACGGCCCCCGCCGCGCCGGCCCCGGAACCGGAGGTCGCCCCGGTCATCGAGCCGGTGTACGCCGCACCCGAGGTGGCGCCGCCGCCGGCGCCGGTCTACGTGCCGCCGGACCCACCGGTGTACGCGCCGCCCGCACCGGCCTACGTCCCGCCGGCACCCGTGGCTCCGGCGTTCACACCGCCGCAGGCGGGATACGTTCCGCCCGTCGCCCCGCAACAGCCACGGTTACGCGACCGGATCATCGACCGGCTGCCGATCATCAACCGCTTCCACCAACCGCAGTACCCGTAG